Proteins encoded in a region of the Zea mays cultivar B73 chromosome 4, Zm-B73-REFERENCE-NAM-5.0, whole genome shotgun sequence genome:
- the LOC100279057 gene encoding uncharacterized protein LOC100279057 isoform 2 precursor (isoform 2 precursor is encoded by transcript variant 2): protein MNAKRLTPILLAVLMMTCLVSAANCAIAGGHDVETTPASGLRWPPSPDAEKTMLESSDINVILCLKAQCAGYKSCYCCFTLPGLPCWPDQKTCWQECPSHKRL, encoded by the exons ATGAATGCGAAGAGGCTGACACCGATTCTCCTCGCCGTTCTGATGATGACATGCCTCGTGTCCGCTGCAAACTGTG CGATTGCAGGCGGCCATGACGTGGAGACGACACCGGCTAGCGGTCTCCGGTGGCCGCCGTCGCCGGACGCAGAGAAGACGATGTTGGAAAGCAGTGACATCAACGTCATATTGTGTTTGAAGGCTCAGTGCGCCGGTTACAAGAGCTGTTACTGCTGCTTCACTTTACCTGGTTTGCCGTGCTGGCCTGATCAGAAGACGTGCTGGCAAGAGTGTCCCAGTCACAAGCGACTCTGA
- the LOC100279057 gene encoding uncharacterized protein LOC100279057 isoform 1 precursor (isoform 1 precursor is encoded by transcript variant 1) has product MNAKRLTPILLAVLMMTCLVSAANCGGHDVETTPASGLRWPPSPDAEKTMLESSDINVILCLKAQCAGYKSCYCCFTLPGLPCWPDQKTCWQECPSHKRL; this is encoded by the exons ATGAATGCGAAGAGGCTGACACCGATTCTCCTCGCCGTTCTGATGATGACATGCCTCGTGTCCGCTGCAAACTGTG GCGGCCATGACGTGGAGACGACACCGGCTAGCGGTCTCCGGTGGCCGCCGTCGCCGGACGCAGAGAAGACGATGTTGGAAAGCAGTGACATCAACGTCATATTGTGTTTGAAGGCTCAGTGCGCCGGTTACAAGAGCTGTTACTGCTGCTTCACTTTACCTGGTTTGCCGTGCTGGCCTGATCAGAAGACGTGCTGGCAAGAGTGTCCCAGTCACAAGCGACTCTGA